In Setaria viridis chromosome 5, Setaria_viridis_v4.0, whole genome shotgun sequence, the genomic stretch AAATAATTTGGTCTTTGACAACGTAAAGGTCCATTCCCATATGGCATTAGATTTGCCGattaggaaaagaaagaggTTAAAGATTAATAGAGAAATAGATGTAGACGATGTCACGCTTCATCGTCCATCAAGTTTACGAAGTGCATTACAAATTTGAACTGAAACATTTTTGTACCATCTTTTAAGACAGTCCAAGTTCCGGTGTAGTCTCCCAATAAATGTTTCCCAAGTTAATAGAAATATTCTAATATCACTTTCACTGTTATTaggagagttgcttttgcatTCTCCCAATAATCTTATTTCAGTCCAACTATCAaattgggagagtcacaactcctttatttagggagtgttggggtgaattattgggttgtcccaataattattggaaaaaggaaaagtgagagaccaagttgagatgtgccttggtctatttatgatgagtgattgattggatgatttgaggctttaccggttgatgtgcatgattatgctaatagctaaccggaggtgttgtgttgtgtgcgttgtaTTGTGGTGTGTGTAAATATATCTTGTGTATTGTGTCTCTTAGCttatgatgtgcaggtgtaggatgcgagaTGTCGGTCGACGgtatgaggtgaaggtcaagagaAAGATTCATACCGATgaactagggctgtgaagggtggacacgagtaggcttgaaCCGAGGGACCCGAAGAGTCCGgttggagtcatgggcgatccacatggtgcacagtAGAGCAAGAGCACACAAACGAGATGAAAGCAAGTCGAGTAGGCAGCGGTAtcgaaagacttggaggtgtCGAAGTTTTAGCGGAGACCAGAtacgcgtcgacatcggtgagtgtCTTGCGGGGGTTGATACACATAAGCCACAAAATAAAAAGGGCTTGATAAACACCAAGCCAGGTGGCACGCACATCTGCTATAAACCAACAGCCTTAGCGATCAACATCAATCAACCAAATCAAAGGACCCAACATTGAGCGACCCAACTTGATTTGATCCATCGGGGACTCCAAATCCCCAAGGGAATCGATCATCGCGCAATAACACAAACGCAGCGACAGCCGTGGAACAAGGCTTTTCCCCCTCGTTTTACTTTCAAACTATTTAGGGTTACATCAACCTTTTTCCCGTTCCAAACACACGCGAGACGCGACCTTTACGCCGGCCTCGCCGGGGCCGTAACTCCACGCACGGAGTCACGTACCAAAGCCAACGGGACGCGGAAAAGCTGCGATCGAGTGGTCTCGGGCACGGGGAAATGACGCTGCCGGCCGGACCGGGGCGGCCGGGCAGCACGGCAGCCGGTCAGGCACGGCCACATCACGTCGCGTCCGTCatctcctccgtctactagttaATACGCGTACGACGACCAAACACAAGAAACACCGAGGGATGacgagagagagacagaggtgGTGTTGTGACGAGTGACAACATCATGGCCATGGTTTTCTGGAACGGAGTGTCTTTACAGGAGCGGGGAGGCACACCGCACACAAAACAAGGGAGCTGGCCGCTCATGATGAGCAGTCATCGGGCAGGCGGGTATGGTGGATCCCTAGGCGACGCAGCTGAGCCCCAGGCAGCCCATCCACACGCTCCTCCTCGTCAGCCTCTTCTGCACAGGATTAAGAAAAAGCCACAAGACTCTTACACTAGATTCCAATGCTCTTAAAGAAAGAACAGCAAGGAGTAGCTTCTAGCATGCTTTTCTGCTTAACTGCTTTCCAGTTGATTGTGTGTATATAGGCAGTGAAATGTGCTCAACGAATGATGTATTTCTTGGTGGGTGCAATTAGCCAACTGAACGAAGAGCATCAGCGCATGAGTCAGTGAGAAAGCAGGGCTTTACCCTGGGCTCGTGGCAGAGCATGTCGGGCGGGATCTGGTAGAGGTCCTGGTCCACGGCCTTGACGGCCAGCCGGCACGCCTTGTAAGCAGGGGAGGCGTGGGCCCCCGCGTCGGCCACCCGGCTCTGCTTCCCCTGGATCTTCACCGCGCCCTGCTCGCCcagccccaccaccaccgcctgccGCTGCTTCTCGTCCTCCGCCTCCAGTGTCGCACTGCCACTCCACTTCACCGCCTAATGCATGATCAACAAACAAGTGAAGGTGATGTTTTGTGAACAAAATGCCACATAGTAGTATATTAGAAACTGTGTTTAATGGTGGCAAGCTTATTTCTCTGAGCCGACAGATCGAGGGTGTCGTGTTGAGAGGGTAATCACACTCTTTGCACTAAATATCACCTTAACTGGATCATGACAGCAATTATTTGTACGTGCTACTTAACCAATGACTAGTGAGAGACAAACTTCTATAAAATGTGTATTTTGTGCAGACTGATACTCTATCACAGAAACTATATCTCCCTCAAAATGAGGAGAAGAAAATACTGAAAGACCGGCAAAGAAAGTATAGTACGCAGCATCAGGCATTCTAGTTCCTAATAGTCAGTTCGTCACCTTCTTGGCTGGCTTGGGCGAGGGCGGTATGGTCACGACCAGACCGGCCTGCATGGCGGAGTCGAAGTACTGGGTGACCGGCcagtcgccggcgccgccgtagtCGTAGTTCCACTCCCCGAACGCCGGGATGCGCTGCCGCCTCGCCTGCACCTTCTGCATTCGCAACACGAGAGAGAGATAGACGGCCAGCAGATCAAGACGAGATATCACATAGGTCGAAAAGGCATTGCTGGTTGGTCGCAGCAAGGGGGAGTCCGCTCGCTACCTtcatggccgccgccgagctctaAGCGTGGTAGGAACCGAACGAAGCAGGAGAGATCAGCGGAGCTCCAGGCGTAGGAGTCGTCGAACGAAGCAGGGAGAGATGAGCTGGGTGGGGGTCAGGGGAAGGTGACGGGGGCGAGACGTACGTATTTATAGAGAGCGGGGGCTGCTTGGGGGCGAGCCAGCGAGGGAGTGGAGTGGGAATGTTCGTTCCATGCCTTTCCGTCGCACGCGAGAGATGGGGTTAGGTGGTTACAGGATGGGCGCGGTCGTGCAGCGGGCGTGCCACGGAAGGCAGCAGCTTGCAGCTGCGAGTGAGCGAGGCCGGGCG encodes the following:
- the LOC117855561 gene encoding uncharacterized protein, encoding MKKVQARRQRIPAFGEWNYDYGGAGDWPVTQYFDSAMQAGLVVTIPPSPKPAKKAVKWSGSATLEAEDEKQRQAVVVGLGEQGAVKIQGKQSRVADAGAHASPAYKACRLAVKAVDQDLYQIPPDMLCHEPRKRLTRRSVWMGCLGLSCVA